From Alteromonas australica, one genomic window encodes:
- a CDS encoding YgaP family membrane protein, with protein MSQEKALTAFAGFMVLLSVALTYWVHPNFVWLTVFVGANLFQQSFTGFCPATLFFKKVLGLKSERELA; from the coding sequence ATGTCTCAAGAAAAAGCGCTTACGGCATTTGCTGGCTTTATGGTGCTGTTGTCAGTGGCGCTAACTTATTGGGTTCATCCAAACTTTGTTTGGTTAACGGTGTTTGTTGGTGCCAATTTATTTCAGCAAAGTTTTACCGGTTTTTGCCCAGCCACGTTATTTTTTAAAAAGGTGTTGGGGCTTAAAAGTGAACGCGAACTCGCCTAA
- a CDS encoding outer membrane lipoprotein-sorting protein has product MIKLLCVSLALAVTLVGVAKADADPDVKSLVAMSEKAAYYAGDDGRSMARMIIVDSQGRKQMRQFTLLRKDVLDESGVETGDQRMLVFFQRPTEVKGTVFRVEKHAALSEDDDRWLYLPALDLVKRIAAGDKRTSFVGSHFFYEDVSGRATKEDNFTLLPETDSHFVLRATPINPDSVEFSHYIVEIDKATYLPTLINFYKGEQNYRRVEAVKIDSIEGKPTVVRSKVSDLTSGGYTLMEFRGVAYNIGLPDSIFSERSLRTPPHAYLN; this is encoded by the coding sequence ATGATTAAACTACTTTGTGTGTCTTTGGCATTGGCGGTTACATTGGTTGGTGTGGCTAAAGCCGACGCGGACCCCGATGTAAAAAGCCTTGTCGCAATGTCTGAAAAGGCGGCTTACTATGCTGGTGATGATGGCCGATCAATGGCGCGAATGATCATTGTCGATAGCCAAGGCCGAAAACAAATGCGCCAATTTACTTTGTTACGTAAAGACGTACTTGATGAGTCGGGTGTTGAAACCGGCGATCAACGTATGTTGGTTTTTTTCCAACGTCCTACCGAAGTTAAAGGCACGGTGTTTCGTGTGGAGAAGCATGCTGCCTTGTCTGAAGACGACGATAGGTGGCTTTATCTTCCCGCGCTTGATTTAGTCAAACGTATTGCCGCTGGTGATAAGCGAACGTCCTTTGTTGGCTCTCACTTTTTTTATGAAGATGTGTCGGGCAGAGCAACGAAAGAGGATAACTTCACATTGCTTCCTGAAACCGACTCCCATTTCGTTTTGAGGGCGACTCCCATCAACCCAGACAGCGTCGAATTTTCTCACTATATTGTAGAGATAGACAAAGCAACCTACCTGCCCACGTTAATTAACTTTTATAAGGGAGAGCAAAATTATCGTAGAGTGGAAGCGGTAAAAATTGACTCAATAGAAGGCAAGCCAACAGTAGTAAGAAGCAAAGTGTCTGACCTTACTTCTGGTGGTTATACCCTAATGGAGTTTCGGGGAGTCGCTTACAATATAGGATTACCTGATTCTATTTTTAGTGAGCGAAGCTTACGTACACCTCCTCACGCGTACTTAAACTAA